A stretch of the Desulfobacter sp. genome encodes the following:
- a CDS encoding MFS transporter: protein MEKKFDGPRVSLISFAHFVHDLYTSFLSPLLPLIIEKLSLSLSKAGLLSTVMQIPALVNPLIGLFADNRGLARWLVIIAPTLTAIPMSFMGIAPSYGMLLVLFFLAGISVALFHVPAPVLVARYSRDLKGRGMSFFMTGGELARTLGPMVAVAAVTVLGLANFHYILVLALVTSILLYLTLEPSDEKIAFKRRGSLKSAYREICHVLEPLTGILAARAFMHGSMGMFLTVYVEQKTQSLWYGGAALAAYEALGVAGILSAGTLSDRLGRQRVLFWALVIAPVSILLFILTSGIFQVLMLMVTGFTVLSTTPVMLALIQETAKDNPSAANGLFMMISFAVRSIAVVVVGALGDAFGLDYMFIIAAITGFTAVPFLIKLGRYPK, encoded by the coding sequence ATGGAAAAAAAATTTGATGGCCCCAGGGTCTCTTTGATCTCTTTTGCCCACTTTGTCCATGACCTTTACACCAGTTTTCTCTCCCCTCTGCTGCCCTTGATCATTGAAAAGCTTTCTTTGAGCCTGAGTAAGGCAGGGCTTTTGTCCACGGTGATGCAGATTCCGGCCCTGGTCAATCCCCTGATCGGGCTTTTTGCAGACAATCGCGGGCTTGCCAGGTGGCTGGTAATTATTGCCCCGACCTTGACGGCCATTCCCATGAGTTTTATGGGCATCGCCCCGTCCTACGGCATGCTTTTGGTCCTGTTTTTTTTGGCCGGGATTTCAGTGGCCCTTTTCCATGTGCCTGCCCCGGTGCTGGTGGCAAGGTACAGCCGGGATCTCAAGGGCCGGGGCATGAGTTTTTTCATGACCGGCGGGGAACTTGCCAGAACACTCGGACCCATGGTGGCCGTGGCCGCCGTCACGGTTCTGGGGCTGGCAAATTTTCACTATATTCTGGTTTTAGCTTTGGTCACGTCGATACTTTTATACTTAACTCTGGAACCTTCGGATGAGAAGATTGCCTTTAAAAGGCGGGGATCTTTAAAATCCGCCTACAGGGAGATCTGTCATGTTCTGGAGCCCCTGACCGGCATTCTGGCGGCCCGGGCCTTTATGCACGGGTCCATGGGCATGTTTTTAACCGTTTACGTGGAGCAGAAGACCCAGAGTTTATGGTACGGGGGGGCTGCCCTGGCCGCATACGAGGCCCTGGGCGTGGCAGGGATTTTGTCCGCCGGTACTCTCTCGGACCGGTTGGGACGGCAGCGGGTGCTGTTCTGGGCCCTTGTGATTGCCCCGGTTTCCATTCTTTTGTTTATATTGACTTCAGGGATTTTCCAGGTTCTCATGCTCATGGTGACAGGGTTTACAGTCTTGTCCACCACCCCTGTGATGCTGGCGTTGATCCAGGAAACAGCCAAAGACAACCCTTCGGCCGCAAACGGGCTGTTCATGATGATTTCTTTTGCGGTCCGTTCCATTGCCGTGGTGGTGGTCGGGGCGTTAGGAGATGCCTTCGGACTGGATTATATGTTTATTATCGCTGCAATAACAGGATTTACAGCGGTTCCTTTTTTAATTAAACTGGGCAGATATCCAAAATAA
- a CDS encoding response regulator → MSPIPTMDKDDPLKDALETIKSSGLKAAAIVDDLLTLSRRGVVTAVPMDIQQIAESYLGSPEHRQFMAAHKSISIRTQFEPCSKTVIGSPVHLSKTLMNLLTNGVEAISGTGEILIRVREQVLSQPQKIIYPVQGYFKIPKGEYILFSISDNGAGIAPEEIEFIFEPFYTSKQMGRSGTGLGMALVMGAVNDHKGFIQVESTLGQGTCVDIYFPAVVQARESGKEVKNRLVKGKNQHLLVVDDDPVQLEIACRLLERLGYRVHCCASGEEGLEFLNRNPVDLVILDIIMEPGMDGVAVCEQILKKPPDQAVLFVTGFSDAATLSRGNCLFKPYSLDRMGAMVEARLRARRPALQ, encoded by the coding sequence TTGTCACCTATCCCGACCATGGACAAGGATGATCCTTTAAAAGATGCCCTTGAAACCATTAAATCATCGGGATTGAAGGCCGCAGCCATTGTGGATGACCTTTTAACCCTGTCCCGTCGGGGGGTGGTGACAGCCGTTCCCATGGATATTCAGCAGATTGCCGAATCCTACCTTGGCAGCCCGGAACACCGGCAGTTTATGGCGGCCCACAAATCGATATCCATAAGGACCCAGTTTGAACCCTGCAGTAAAACCGTTATCGGATCTCCGGTCCATCTTTCCAAAACCCTGATGAATCTTTTAACCAACGGGGTGGAAGCCATTTCAGGCACCGGTGAGATTTTGATCCGGGTCAGAGAACAGGTGTTGTCACAGCCCCAAAAAATTATTTACCCGGTCCAGGGATATTTTAAGATTCCCAAGGGAGAGTATATCCTTTTTTCCATTTCAGATAACGGGGCCGGGATTGCCCCGGAAGAGATTGAATTCATATTTGAACCCTTTTATACCAGCAAACAGATGGGCCGTTCCGGAACAGGCCTTGGCATGGCCCTGGTGATGGGTGCGGTCAATGACCACAAGGGATTTATCCAGGTTGAATCCACCCTGGGCCAGGGCACCTGTGTGGATATTTATTTTCCCGCCGTTGTCCAGGCCCGTGAATCAGGAAAAGAGGTTAAAAACAGGCTGGTAAAAGGGAAGAACCAACACCTGCTGGTGGTTGATGACGACCCCGTTCAATTGGAAATTGCCTGCCGGCTCCTGGAGCGGCTGGGATATCGGGTCCACTGTTGCGCCTCGGGTGAGGAGGGGCTTGAATTTTTAAACCGGAACCCGGTGGATCTGGTGATTCTTGATATTATTATGGAACCCGGGATGGACGGGGTGGCCGTGTGTGAACAGATTTTAAAAAAGCCCCCGGACCAGGCCGTTCTTTTTGTCACGGGATTTTCCGATGCTGCCACCCTGAGCCGTGGCAATTGTTTGTTCAAGCCCTATTCTCTGGACCGGATGGGGGCCATGGTAGAGGCTCGTTTAAGGGCCAGGCGCCCTGCCCTTCAGTGA
- a CDS encoding YhdH/YhfP family quinone oxidoreductase, which yields MENTKFQAMVVRETQPKIFSRTVEDRLVKDLPRGDVLIQVFYSSLNYKDALSATGNKGVTRNFPHTPGIDAAGIVQASKTSQFSPGDKVIVTSYDLGMDTDGGFGQYIRVPESWVIPLPPGLSLEQSMVLGTAGFTAAMSVERLVPEITPAQGPVLVTGATGGVGSLACAILSKLGYEVAAVSGKPDDGFLSSLGVERIISRQNFIKETTPPLLKPVWAGVVDTVGGDILACAIKGTMENGRVTCCGLVASPNLPITVFPFILRGISLHGIDSQHCPMALRKKLWHHLASDWKPSLPETLIQTTGLNDLDPFIDNILKGRIKGRTLVELQS from the coding sequence ATGGAAAACACGAAATTTCAGGCCATGGTCGTAAGGGAAACTCAGCCCAAAATCTTTTCCCGCACGGTTGAAGACCGTTTAGTCAAAGACCTGCCCCGAGGGGATGTTCTTATCCAGGTTTTTTATTCATCCCTGAACTACAAGGATGCCCTGTCCGCCACAGGCAACAAAGGGGTCACCCGCAATTTTCCCCACACCCCGGGCATTGACGCGGCAGGCATTGTCCAGGCCAGCAAAACATCCCAATTTTCGCCGGGCGACAAGGTCATCGTCACCTCATACGATCTTGGAATGGATACGGACGGGGGGTTTGGACAATATATCCGGGTGCCTGAAAGCTGGGTGATTCCCCTGCCCCCCGGACTGAGTCTTGAACAGAGCATGGTCCTGGGAACGGCCGGGTTTACAGCAGCCATGTCCGTTGAACGGCTGGTCCCGGAAATTACCCCTGCCCAGGGGCCGGTGCTGGTCACCGGTGCCACCGGCGGTGTGGGCTCCCTGGCCTGTGCCATTCTGTCCAAACTGGGCTATGAGGTGGCAGCCGTATCAGGCAAGCCTGATGACGGATTTCTCTCGTCTCTGGGGGTAGAACGAATTATTTCAAGACAAAATTTTATCAAAGAGACAACACCGCCCCTGCTAAAACCCGTCTGGGCCGGGGTGGTGGATACGGTGGGCGGGGATATCCTGGCCTGCGCCATCAAAGGCACCATGGAAAACGGCAGGGTGACCTGCTGCGGCCTTGTGGCCTCCCCAAATCTGCCCATCACCGTATTCCCCTTTATTCTCAGGGGAATTTCCCTGCACGGCATTGATTCCCAGCACTGCCCCATGGCCTTGAGAAAAAAACTCTGGCATCACCTGGCCTCGGACTGGAAACCCAGCCTGCCCGAGACCCTGATCCAAACGACCGGTTTAAATGATCTGGACCCCTTTATCGACAATATTCTCAAAGGCCGGATCAAAGGCAGAACCCTTGTGGAACTGCAATCATAA
- the thiC gene encoding phosphomethylpyrimidine synthase ThiC: protein MKLTYTTQMDAARKGIFTPQMETVAENETIDRKELMNRVAAGSIVIPANKNHLNLRAAGVGLGLKTKINVNLGVSKDVCSFESEMNKAKLALKYKADAIMDLSVSGDTLGFRKRLVAQVPVMIGSVPISDTLTRTQKPVEEIGIDDWFKTVEIHGENGIDFVTIHAGLNLKVSAILKNNPRVCGIVSRGGAILYEWMIKTGNENPFYEHFDRLLDICQQHDICISLCDGLRPGAIQDSTDAPQIQELITLGELTQRAWQKNVQVMIEGPGHVPLHEVEMNMRLEKKLCHNAPFYVLGPLVTDIAPGYDHITAAIGGALAAMHGADFLCYVTPAEHLRLPSMDDVKEGIMASKIAAHAGDLAKGISGAGQADQAMGLARKDLDWEKQFDAALDPEKARAYKEDSRPSKDGVCTMCGDFYAVKRVHGILYPCRTDRQG, encoded by the coding sequence ATGAAACTGACCTATACCACCCAGATGGATGCGGCAAGAAAAGGCATATTCACCCCCCAGATGGAAACAGTGGCTGAAAATGAAACGATTGACAGAAAAGAGCTCATGAACCGGGTGGCCGCCGGATCTATTGTGATCCCGGCCAATAAAAATCATTTAAATCTCAGGGCCGCGGGCGTGGGGCTGGGTCTTAAGACCAAGATCAACGTGAACTTAGGGGTGTCAAAGGATGTATGTTCCTTTGAGTCTGAAATGAACAAGGCAAAGCTGGCCTTAAAGTACAAGGCCGATGCCATTATGGACCTGAGCGTCTCCGGGGATACCCTGGGATTCAGAAAACGATTGGTGGCCCAAGTGCCGGTGATGATCGGCAGTGTGCCCATCTCCGATACCCTGACCCGAACCCAAAAACCGGTGGAAGAGATTGGTATTGATGACTGGTTTAAAACCGTGGAAATCCACGGGGAAAACGGGATTGATTTTGTCACCATCCATGCCGGCCTCAACCTCAAGGTCTCGGCCATCCTTAAAAACAATCCCCGGGTCTGCGGGATTGTCAGCCGGGGCGGTGCCATTCTTTACGAGTGGATGATCAAAACCGGGAATGAGAATCCGTTTTATGAACATTTTGACCGGCTTTTAGACATTTGCCAACAGCATGATATCTGCATCAGCCTATGCGACGGCCTCAGGCCCGGTGCTATTCAGGACAGCACGGATGCCCCCCAGATCCAGGAGCTGATCACCCTGGGCGAACTGACCCAAAGGGCCTGGCAGAAAAATGTCCAGGTAATGATCGAAGGGCCGGGCCATGTGCCCCTTCACGAGGTGGAGATGAATATGAGGCTTGAAAAAAAGCTCTGCCACAATGCCCCTTTTTATGTGCTAGGGCCTCTGGTCACGGATATTGCGCCCGGGTACGATCATATTACTGCGGCCATTGGCGGGGCCCTGGCCGCCATGCACGGAGCTGACTTCCTCTGTTATGTTACGCCTGCAGAGCATTTGCGCCTGCCGTCAATGGATGATGTCAAAGAGGGAATCATGGCCTCAAAAATTGCGGCCCATGCAGGGGATCTGGCCAAGGGGATTTCCGGCGCAGGACAGGCAGATCAGGCCATGGGGCTGGCCAGAAAGGATCTGGACTGGGAAAAACAATTTGACGCGGCTTTGGACCCTGAAAAGGCAAGGGCCTATAAAGAAGACTCCCGGCCGTCCAAAGACGGGGTTTGTACCATGTGCGGTGATTTTTACGCTGTCAAACGGGTTCATGGGATTCTTTACCCCTGCCGGACCGACCGGCAGGGGTAA
- the thiE gene encoding thiamine phosphate synthase yields MTKPIQFPEGIYGILGESFSLGRTNVEMAQRLVDGGVDILQYREKAHEKDRKNMLAECMEIRKITADAGVPFIVNDFLDIALITEADGVHLGQEDLPVARVKQTAPHLMVGCSTHSPEQAAQAVADGADYIGVGPIFATRTKADVCDAVGLGYLDHVVANLSIPFVAIGGIKRHNLKSVADCGATTLCLVTEILGASDISGRLNEIRKILGE; encoded by the coding sequence ATGACAAAACCAATTCAATTTCCGGAGGGAATTTACGGTATTTTAGGCGAGTCCTTTTCTTTGGGGCGAACCAATGTAGAAATGGCACAACGCCTTGTGGACGGAGGCGTCGATATCCTTCAGTACAGGGAAAAGGCCCATGAAAAAGATAGAAAAAATATGCTGGCCGAGTGCATGGAGATCCGGAAAATAACAGCCGATGCCGGTGTGCCCTTTATTGTGAATGATTTTCTGGACATTGCCCTGATCACGGAGGCAGACGGGGTCCATCTCGGACAGGAGGATCTGCCCGTGGCCCGGGTAAAACAGACAGCTCCCCATCTCATGGTGGGCTGCTCCACCCATTCCCCTGAACAGGCGGCCCAGGCGGTGGCCGACGGGGCAGACTATATCGGGGTGGGTCCCATATTTGCCACCCGGACCAAGGCGGATGTCTGTGATGCCGTTGGGTTGGGCTATCTGGACCATGTGGTTGCCAATTTGTCCATACCCTTTGTGGCCATTGGCGGGATCAAGCGGCATAATTTAAAATCTGTGGCAGACTGCGGTGCCACAACCCTCTGTCTGGTGACAGAGATTCTCGGTGCCAGCGATATTTCGGGCCGGCTAAATGAGATTCGTAAAATTTTAGGAGAATAA
- the thiF gene encoding sulfur carrier protein ThiS adenylyltransferase ThiF has protein sequence MIVGIAGAGGIGSNVARHLAQAGVLSIQAVDFDRVDFSNLNRQFYTVDQVGRFKVDCLEENLKNIFPAMAIEPVREKLIPGGCTRIFKDCSLVVEGLDNAQAKKMLVEELAGAGIPVVSASGIAGRDMTCVRIKKMGICHIVGDFSTDEKNAPLFPPKVAMIAALMAAVVLTEMDRARDPKSNLNKEN, from the coding sequence ATGATCGTCGGCATTGCCGGTGCGGGCGGCATCGGATCCAATGTGGCCCGTCACCTTGCCCAGGCAGGGGTTTTAAGTATCCAGGCCGTGGATTTTGACCGGGTTGATTTTTCAAATTTGAACCGCCAGTTTTATACGGTTGACCAGGTGGGAAGGTTCAAGGTGGACTGTCTTGAAGAAAATTTGAAAAATATTTTTCCGGCCATGGCCATCGAACCTGTCCGTGAAAAGCTAATACCGGGAGGCTGTACTCGTATTTTCAAGGACTGCAGTCTGGTGGTGGAAGGCCTTGACAATGCCCAGGCCAAAAAGATGCTGGTCGAGGAACTGGCCGGTGCCGGCATCCCTGTGGTTTCAGCTTCGGGTATTGCCGGAAGGGATATGACCTGTGTCAGGATAAAAAAAATGGGCATTTGTCACATTGTGGGCGATTTTTCAACAGACGAGAAAAACGCGCCTTTATTCCCGCCCAAGGTGGCCATGATTGCCGCCCTCATGGCCGCCGTTGTTTTAACGGAGATGGACCGGGCCAGGGACCCTAAATCAAATTTGAACAAGGAAAACTAA